The following proteins come from a genomic window of Varunaivibrio sulfuroxidans:
- a CDS encoding flagellin: MSDITLSASVRQNLLSLQSTTQLIGRTQNRLSTGLRVASPIDDPVSFFQAKGLTDRATDFSEKKDNIDQGVSSLTAATDAVTAVESLVQQLKGLATNAKSSTTTTQIDNIASQFNDLRAQIDNLVNDASYQGLNLVAGTGSTLTVNFSNDTASILNVKSVDIRAGGTGLDVSVLSRGTEGINFNRGAISAGTITAGGSIAVTIGGQSANTLTVGDTFTLSYGTQTFTVTVTSSATGSAANLLSAGTYSIGDSITFTAVSATTTTTTKLLNIAASSVSVSEGAGVRQVGVGYATDLSNAITNLDSALTTLRSRSQTLGSNVALLQTRLDFTKNYVNTLTSGSGKLTLADLNQEGGNLLALQTRQQLGIQALSFAGKSEQAILGLFR; this comes from the coding sequence ATGTCCGATATTACCCTTTCCGCCTCCGTGCGGCAGAACCTTCTTTCCCTGCAATCCACCACCCAGTTGATCGGCCGCACACAGAACCGGCTGTCCACGGGCCTGCGCGTCGCCAGCCCGATCGACGATCCGGTGTCGTTCTTCCAGGCCAAAGGCCTGACCGATCGCGCCACCGATTTCAGCGAAAAGAAGGACAACATCGATCAGGGCGTCAGCTCGCTAACCGCGGCGACCGACGCCGTGACCGCCGTCGAATCCCTGGTTCAGCAGCTCAAGGGTCTGGCGACCAACGCCAAGTCCTCGACCACCACCACCCAGATCGACAACATCGCCAGCCAGTTCAACGATCTGCGCGCGCAGATCGACAACCTAGTCAACGACGCGTCCTATCAGGGCCTCAACCTGGTCGCTGGCACCGGCAGCACCCTGACGGTCAACTTCAGTAACGACACCGCCAGCATCCTCAACGTCAAATCCGTCGATATTCGCGCCGGCGGCACCGGCCTCGACGTTTCCGTGCTGTCGCGCGGCACCGAGGGGATCAACTTCAACCGCGGCGCCATCTCGGCGGGAACGATTACCGCCGGCGGTTCGATCGCGGTGACCATCGGTGGGCAGTCCGCCAACACCTTGACGGTCGGCGATACCTTCACGCTGTCTTACGGCACCCAGACGTTCACCGTCACGGTGACCTCCTCGGCGACCGGCTCGGCGGCGAACCTGCTGTCGGCGGGCACCTATTCGATCGGTGACAGCATCACCTTCACCGCCGTTTCGGCGACCACGACGACGACCACCAAATTGCTCAATATCGCCGCCAGTTCGGTTTCGGTTTCCGAGGGTGCGGGCGTGCGTCAGGTCGGCGTCGGCTACGCCACCGACCTCAGCAACGCGATCACCAACCTGGACAGCGCCTTGACGACGCTGCGCAGCCGGTCGCAGACCCTGGGTTCGAACGTCGCCTTGTTGCAGACCCGTCTCGACTTCACCAAGAACTACGTCAACACCCTGACCTCCGGTTCGGGCAAGTTGACCTTGGCCGACCTCAACCAGGAAGGCGGTAACCTGCTTGCGTTGCAGACCCGCCAGCAGTTGGGTATTCAGGCCCTGTCGTTCGCCGGGAAGTCCGAACAGGCGATCCTCGGGTTGTTCCGTTAA
- a CDS encoding 6-hydroxymethylpterin diphosphokinase MptE-like protein has translation MTESKKALRAKKIMPDTFHAVPAENLNRALFKKNLAAIARRQPEIADKLKALKETYATLMVNDAGQYDIHFRGAALQDAGHLDWAEQRMDKFHVRGGLKRLQMAPIDSANLDDESNLASYRMMKRAVDADIHFLNAPNTLEAYHVIAFGIGLGFHLNRLAEVTRCRHLLLVEPNLEFLYWSCYLFDWTAFYREARRHHREVVIINVTDPTRIMELCIGYVRLDNPAFVDGLLLFQSYQSSLMHAAQENIIKNRDLFNIGLGFLEDEIDMIRNSYRNLKNFTGKYYATHEEELIPHPVFVIGSGPSLDNDLKFIRDNADKAIVVSCGTVLRVLLRNGIVPDFQMEMENVPAVTELMRALSKDYDLSSIKLVASNTVDPGVAPHFEQVVYYIRTGISSSPIFSVAPKCGIPYSTPTVTNLGFSFAQEFGAREIYLFGVDLGARNPEKHHASDAPYNDGELEFTTTINVPTPGNFGGEVQSEKIYLWSKNTLELAMKRFPLRMYVNCSDGVHIKGALPKLSSSVLLGPSTDKKATVDAIWSRFPAYTPELFEWSWNRYDLRRELKKVAGNILRKCYKSTLAARRNENTHDLEFTFKVIHTFITGEDGESAEIHYLRGSGLMFLSLVTYYYSRVPTPEKRAVYAEIARDEFSHLVRTIRDTMLEFYDYLEEKIEQDGKYETRPQ, from the coding sequence ATGACCGAATCCAAGAAGGCCCTCCGCGCCAAAAAAATAATGCCGGACACCTTTCACGCCGTGCCGGCCGAGAATCTGAACCGCGCCCTATTCAAAAAAAACCTCGCCGCGATCGCCCGCCGACAACCCGAGATCGCAGACAAACTAAAGGCGCTCAAGGAAACCTACGCTACGCTTATGGTTAACGACGCGGGCCAGTACGATATCCACTTTCGCGGCGCGGCGCTTCAGGACGCGGGCCACCTGGACTGGGCCGAACAACGAATGGATAAGTTTCACGTCCGCGGCGGCCTCAAACGGTTACAAATGGCGCCCATCGACAGCGCGAACCTGGACGACGAATCGAACCTCGCGTCCTATCGCATGATGAAGCGCGCGGTCGATGCCGATATCCATTTTCTCAACGCACCCAACACGTTGGAAGCCTACCATGTCATCGCTTTCGGGATCGGACTCGGCTTTCACTTGAACCGCCTGGCCGAGGTAACGCGTTGCCGCCACCTGTTGCTGGTCGAACCCAATTTGGAGTTTCTGTATTGGTCCTGCTACCTGTTTGACTGGACCGCCTTTTACCGGGAGGCGCGCCGCCATCACCGCGAGGTCGTCATTATCAACGTGACGGACCCAACCCGGATCATGGAGCTTTGCATCGGGTACGTCCGCCTCGACAACCCGGCTTTCGTCGATGGGCTACTTCTGTTTCAAAGCTACCAAAGCTCATTGATGCACGCCGCCCAAGAAAACATCATCAAGAACCGCGACCTGTTCAACATCGGCCTTGGCTTTCTCGAAGATGAGATCGACATGATCCGAAACAGTTATCGCAACTTAAAAAACTTCACGGGAAAGTACTACGCAACCCATGAGGAGGAGCTGATCCCCCATCCGGTTTTCGTTATCGGCTCGGGACCGTCACTGGACAACGACCTGAAATTCATACGCGACAATGCCGACAAGGCGATCGTTGTGTCCTGCGGAACGGTGCTGCGCGTCCTGCTGCGCAACGGCATTGTCCCCGATTTCCAAATGGAAATGGAAAACGTGCCCGCCGTCACCGAACTGATGCGCGCCTTAAGCAAGGATTACGACCTGTCGAGCATCAAACTCGTCGCTTCCAACACCGTAGATCCCGGCGTCGCGCCGCACTTTGAACAGGTCGTTTATTACATCCGCACGGGAATTTCCAGTTCGCCGATTTTCTCCGTCGCCCCCAAGTGTGGCATTCCCTACAGCACCCCCACGGTAACCAATCTCGGTTTTTCCTTCGCCCAGGAATTCGGGGCGCGCGAGATTTACCTTTTCGGGGTCGATCTGGGCGCGCGCAACCCGGAGAAACACCATGCCTCCGACGCCCCTTACAATGACGGCGAATTGGAATTCACCACGACGATCAATGTCCCGACTCCGGGAAATTTCGGTGGCGAGGTCCAAAGCGAAAAAATTTACCTATGGTCCAAAAACACTCTCGAACTGGCGATGAAGCGCTTTCCGCTACGCATGTATGTCAACTGTTCCGACGGCGTGCATATCAAAGGCGCGCTGCCCAAGCTGTCGTCCTCGGTCCTGCTGGGTCCCTCGACCGACAAAAAGGCCACGGTTGACGCGATCTGGTCACGTTTTCCCGCATACACCCCCGAGCTGTTCGAGTGGTCGTGGAACAGATACGACCTGCGCCGGGAACTCAAAAAGGTCGCCGGAAATATCTTGCGCAAATGTTATAAAAGCACCCTCGCGGCCAGGCGCAATGAAAACACCCACGATCTCGAATTCACCTTCAAGGTCATCCACACCTTTATCACCGGAGAGGATGGCGAGAGCGCCGAAATCCACTATTTACGCGGATCCGGTCTGATGTTTCTGTCGCTGGTGACCTATTACTACAGCCGCGTACCCACCCCGGAAAAACGCGCCGTCTACGCCGAAATCGCCCGCGACGAATTTTCCCATCTGGTGCGTACCATCCGCGACACCATGCTGGAATTTTACGATTACCTCGAAGAAAAGATCGAGCAGGATGGAAAATACGAGACCCGCCCTCAATAG
- the can gene encoding carbonate dehydratase → MCDKHAGDLLDRNKAWASAKIGEDAQFFSRLCGVQNPEYLWIGCSDSRVPANEIVGLQPGEMFVHRNIANVVPHSDLNCLAVIQFAVEVLNVRHIIVTGHYGCGGIAAAMDHCDHGQIDNWLAHVKEIYRHHYDEIAMIDNSEAQRDRLCELNVAAQVHNVAKTPIVQNAWRRGKKVMVHGWVYRLQDGILHDLNVGISAPEQLHRVYQIDGDGQTA, encoded by the coding sequence ATGTGCGATAAACATGCGGGCGATCTTTTGGACAGGAATAAGGCGTGGGCTTCGGCGAAGATTGGTGAGGACGCGCAGTTTTTTAGTCGGCTTTGCGGGGTTCAAAATCCCGAATATCTGTGGATCGGATGTTCGGACAGCCGGGTTCCGGCCAACGAAATCGTGGGCTTGCAACCGGGTGAGATGTTCGTTCACCGGAACATCGCCAATGTCGTTCCTCATAGCGATTTAAACTGCCTGGCCGTCATCCAGTTTGCCGTCGAGGTTCTCAATGTGCGCCATATTATCGTCACGGGCCATTATGGCTGCGGGGGGATCGCGGCGGCGATGGACCATTGCGATCACGGTCAAATCGACAATTGGTTGGCGCACGTCAAGGAAATATATCGTCACCACTATGATGAGATCGCAATGATCGATAATTCCGAAGCGCAAAGGGACCGATTGTGCGAGCTGAACGTGGCGGCGCAGGTCCACAATGTGGCGAAGACGCCGATCGTACAAAATGCCTGGCGTCGAGGAAAAAAGGTGATGGTCCATGGCTGGGTTTATCGTCTTCAAGACGGTATCTTACACGATCTCAATGTCGGTATATCCGCCCCCGAACAGTTGCATCGGGTCTATCAAATCGACGGCGACGGGCAAACGGCGTGA
- a CDS encoding FtsX-like permease family protein, whose amino-acid sequence MALIKLWLGGLIAHRAVRVVGVVAGISLAVSLLMALGAFVVSSSVSMSARAVSAVPIDWQVELVPTASPSRVETAIKKAAKIQALHTVRYAQVAGLVASPGKTTQTTGPGKAIAFDAGYAKDFPKEVRLLAGKLDGVLIAQQTAANLHVRPGDTVRIKRVGLAPASVVISGVVGLPDADALFQGVGLPKQAAPQAPPDNVLILPEAQWMKIFDPQRQVRPGSVRLQFHVRLARAQLPANPEAAFVFVTGAARNLEARVAGQALVSDNLGARLDAVRGDSLYARVLFLFLGVPGVALAAIMTMAVTTTNAGERRRERAVLRTRGASRRQIVIFAASEAAFCGILGVLIGMAITVGFPALTGHAPVMPDGLSLALSCALALGVVFLALVLPVLREGRSTTIAASRAAAPLQGTPLWARTYADLALLALAGLFFWQSASTGYRIVLAPEGVATTAVDYKAFISPALFWLGIVLFSLRITRLALRRGGGVLTAALRPWAGALAPAVSAAMTRQSFRLSFGVAMLALAISFAVSTSIFNKTYNGQARVDAELTNGADVTVFGSTDRPAAAYFNRLKALPGVASGATMAHRFAYVGADLQDIYGIDPATITKATHLADAYFVGQSAQSVLEILKRTPNGVLVSQETVHDFQLTLGDTLNLRLMDMRTHQYRAIPFVFVGVVREFPTAPKDSFLVANAAYLAQMTRSSAREDVLLKAKGDPAALAGRVKSLLRDAPSLRVTDIGQAAHIIGSNLAAVDLRGLTGIELSFAAIMAASASGLLLLLGLFERRRAFAVLNVIGSKPRQLAVFIWSEGLFVLAGGLLFGVAGGVVIAAMLVKLLTGVFDPPPEVLAWPLDYLVTIVGFAAVSLAAALVVTTRRASRSSADLLRER is encoded by the coding sequence ATGGCCTTGATCAAACTTTGGCTTGGCGGCCTGATCGCTCATCGCGCGGTGCGGGTCGTCGGCGTTGTCGCGGGCATATCCCTCGCCGTTTCCCTGCTTATGGCGTTGGGCGCGTTCGTGGTTTCCAGCAGCGTGTCGATGAGCGCGCGGGCCGTTTCCGCCGTGCCTATCGACTGGCAGGTCGAACTTGTTCCCACGGCCAGTCCGAGCCGGGTCGAAACGGCGATAAAAAAGGCGGCGAAAATTCAGGCATTGCATACGGTTCGCTATGCCCAAGTCGCGGGGCTGGTCGCATCGCCGGGCAAGACGACCCAGACGACGGGACCGGGCAAGGCGATCGCCTTCGACGCCGGCTACGCCAAGGATTTTCCCAAGGAAGTCCGTCTTCTCGCCGGAAAATTGGATGGCGTTCTCATCGCCCAACAGACGGCGGCGAACCTTCATGTCCGTCCCGGCGATACGGTGCGCATCAAGCGGGTCGGTCTTGCTCCGGCGTCGGTTGTGATCTCCGGCGTCGTCGGCTTGCCCGACGCCGACGCCTTGTTTCAGGGTGTCGGTCTCCCCAAGCAGGCCGCCCCACAGGCGCCGCCCGACAATGTTTTGATCTTGCCCGAAGCGCAGTGGATGAAAATTTTCGACCCCCAGCGGCAGGTGCGCCCCGGTAGCGTTCGCCTCCAGTTTCACGTCCGTCTGGCGCGCGCGCAATTGCCCGCCAATCCCGAAGCCGCCTTTGTTTTCGTCACCGGCGCGGCGCGCAATCTTGAGGCCCGCGTCGCCGGCCAGGCGCTGGTATCCGACAATCTGGGGGCGCGTCTCGACGCGGTACGCGGCGATTCCCTGTATGCTCGCGTGCTTTTCTTGTTTTTGGGGGTGCCCGGTGTGGCCTTGGCCGCGATCATGACCATGGCGGTCACCACGACCAACGCGGGCGAGCGCCGCCGGGAACGTGCGGTGTTGCGCACGCGTGGGGCGTCGCGCCGTCAGATTGTTATCTTCGCCGCCAGTGAAGCGGCATTTTGCGGCATCCTCGGGGTGCTGATCGGGATGGCGATTACGGTCGGATTTCCCGCCCTGACCGGCCATGCCCCCGTCATGCCCGATGGGTTGTCGTTGGCGCTCTCGTGTGCGCTGGCCCTCGGCGTGGTGTTTCTGGCGCTCGTCCTGCCCGTGCTCAGGGAAGGGCGCAGCACGACCATCGCCGCCAGCCGCGCCGCCGCGCCGCTTCAAGGGACGCCCTTGTGGGCGCGCACCTATGCCGACTTGGCGTTGCTCGCCCTGGCGGGGTTGTTTTTTTGGCAATCGGCGAGCACCGGATATCGGATCGTGCTCGCCCCGGAGGGCGTCGCAACGACCGCCGTCGATTACAAGGCGTTTATTTCTCCGGCTCTGTTTTGGCTGGGGATCGTTCTTTTTTCCCTACGGATTACCCGCCTCGCCCTGCGCCGGGGCGGCGGCGTTTTGACGGCGGCATTGCGGCCCTGGGCGGGCGCCCTTGCCCCGGCGGTGAGCGCCGCGATGACGCGCCAGTCGTTCCGGCTCTCCTTTGGCGTCGCCATGTTGGCCCTGGCCATTTCCTTCGCCGTATCGACGTCGATTTTCAACAAGACCTACAATGGACAAGCCCGGGTCGATGCCGAACTGACCAACGGGGCCGACGTCACGGTCTTCGGCAGCACGGATCGGCCTGCGGCGGCCTATTTTAATCGTCTCAAAGCCCTTCCCGGGGTCGCCTCCGGGGCCACCATGGCCCACCGTTTCGCCTATGTCGGTGCGGATTTGCAGGATATTTACGGCATCGATCCAGCGACGATCACCAAGGCGACCCATCTCGCCGACGCCTATTTTGTCGGGCAATCGGCGCAATCAGTCCTCGAAATCCTTAAAAGGACGCCGAACGGCGTGCTGGTTTCACAAGAAACCGTGCATGATTTTCAGTTGACCCTGGGCGATACTCTAAACCTACGCCTGATGGACATGCGCACCCACCAGTATCGGGCGATCCCCTTCGTTTTCGTCGGCGTCGTCCGGGAATTTCCGACCGCGCCTAAGGATTCATTTCTGGTCGCCAACGCGGCGTACCTAGCCCAAATGACCCGCTCAAGCGCCCGCGAGGACGTCTTGTTGAAAGCCAAGGGCGACCCCGCCGCGTTGGCTGGTCGGGTTAAATCCCTGCTCCGTGACGCGCCGTCGCTGCGGGTTACGGATATCGGTCAGGCCGCGCACATCATCGGTTCCAACCTTGCCGCCGTGGATTTGCGTGGGCTGACGGGAATCGAGCTGAGCTTCGCCGCGATCATGGCGGCGAGCGCCTCGGGGCTGCTGCTCTTGCTCGGTCTTTTCGAGAGACGCCGAGCGTTCGCCGTCCTCAACGTGATCGGCTCCAAACCGCGACAGCTTGCCGTCTTTATTTGGAGTGAGGGTCTCTTCGTTCTCGCCGGAGGGCTGTTGTTCGGGGTTGCGGGCGGCGTCGTTATCGCCGCAATGCTGGTCAAACTGCTGACCGGGGTGTTCGACCCGCCGCCGGAAGTCTTGGCGTGGCCTCTGGACTATCTTGTTACGATCGTGGGGTTCGCCGCGGTGTCGCTTGCCGCCGCCCTGGTCGTCACGACCCGTCGCGCCTCGCGTTCATCCGCCGATTTGTTGCGCGAAAGGTGA
- a CDS encoding ABC transporter ATP-binding protein encodes MSEPFVVFNGVSRTFVAGDGAANTVLEKASGAIAPGARIVLSGPSGSGKSTLLNILGGLDAPSGGDVSWPALGRIGDLRPRQLAFVFQSPSLFPALDVLNNVCLPAMLDGAQDARSRAEALLADLGLEDVARKFPDDLSGGQAQRVAIARALILSPRLVLADEPTGQLDGETAGRVIDVILAGLEKTNAALLVATHDPAVAARFATHWSIAHGHLNVS; translated from the coding sequence ATGTCTGAACCTTTTGTTGTTTTTAATGGGGTGTCGCGGACGTTCGTCGCCGGCGATGGCGCGGCTAACACGGTGTTGGAAAAGGCGAGTGGTGCGATCGCTCCGGGCGCCCGGATCGTGCTGTCCGGTCCGTCTGGAAGTGGGAAATCCACGCTGTTGAATATCCTGGGCGGGCTTGATGCGCCATCGGGCGGAGATGTTTCATGGCCCGCTCTTGGGCGGATCGGCGATTTGCGCCCGCGCCAACTGGCGTTCGTCTTTCAATCGCCCAGTCTTTTCCCCGCTCTCGACGTGCTCAACAATGTTTGCCTGCCCGCGATGCTCGACGGCGCCCAGGACGCGCGTTCGCGTGCGGAGGCCCTGCTGGCGGATCTGGGGCTTGAGGATGTGGCGCGTAAATTTCCCGATGATTTGTCGGGCGGTCAGGCGCAGCGTGTGGCGATCGCCCGGGCGTTGATTCTGTCTCCCCGCCTGGTTCTCGCCGACGAACCGACGGGGCAGCTTGACGGGGAAACGGCAGGGCGCGTCATCGACGTTATCCTCGCCGGTCTGGAGAAAACCAATGCCGCGCTTCTTGTCGCGACGCACGACCCCGCCGTCGCCGCCCGTTTTGCAACCCACTGGTCCATCGCGCATGGCCACCTGAACGTATCGTGA
- a CDS encoding ABC transporter ATP-binding protein, which yields MKERQNILTAHELYRFYHTGDDETAALRGVSLAIVRDEMVAVMGPSGSGKSTLLSCLTGLDEPDGGYVCVNGRRISRRPENRRSAIRARAFGILPQSGNLIGQLSVRGNIRLQCAIAGVGVDHVDALIRSVGLERRADALPGELSGGETARAGLAVAMAAAPPVLIADEPTAEVDESTESQILEIFAARRRAGLATVLSTHSEALAEHADRILRLHDGKLVNV from the coding sequence ATGAAAGAGCGTCAAAATATCCTGACGGCTCACGAACTGTATCGTTTTTATCATACGGGCGATGATGAAACCGCCGCTTTGCGCGGTGTCAGTTTGGCTATCGTCAGGGATGAGATGGTCGCCGTCATGGGTCCTTCTGGAAGTGGTAAATCGACGCTGCTGTCTTGTCTCACGGGGCTTGACGAGCCCGATGGCGGGTATGTGTGCGTCAATGGTCGGCGCATCAGTCGGCGTCCCGAGAACCGGCGGTCCGCAATCAGGGCGCGTGCGTTCGGGATTTTGCCCCAGTCGGGAAATTTGATCGGGCAGCTATCCGTGCGCGGAAATATCCGCCTGCAATGTGCGATTGCCGGCGTCGGCGTCGATCATGTTGACGCGCTGATCCGGTCGGTGGGGCTTGAGCGCCGCGCGGATGCGCTGCCTGGCGAGCTGTCCGGCGGGGAAACCGCGCGGGCGGGGTTGGCGGTGGCGATGGCGGCGGCCCCTCCCGTTCTTATCGCCGACGAGCCGACCGCCGAGGTCGATGAGAGCACCGAGAGTCAAATCCTTGAGATTTTCGCCGCTCGACGTAGGGCCGGGCTGGCGACGGTGTTGTCCACCCACAGCGAAGCCTTGGCCGAACATGCCGATCGCATTTTACGTTTACACGATGGGAAACTGGTAAATGTCTGA
- a CDS encoding M20 family metallo-hydrolase: MIDPCETGMLFVRCKDGVSHRPDESISAVDAAAAIDVIGTFIETFDAAAFRR; encoded by the coding sequence ATGATCGACCCTTGCGAAACCGGCATGTTGTTCGTGCGCTGCAAGGACGGCGTCAGCCACCGCCCCGATGAAAGCATCAGCGCGGTGGACGCCGCCGCCGCCATCGACGTGATCGGCACGTTCATCGAAACCTTCGACGCCGCCGCGTTTCGCCGCTAG
- a CDS encoding class I SAM-dependent methyltransferase, producing the protein MPSNWTYSGVDNLEVMKNARRYNAYLVALVNRFAPRQGTLLDFGAGAGTFARALGAASRTVACVEPDPALRERLVGDGHAAFADIADIADGRYDFVYSLNVLEHIEDDGAAVRELLRVLKPGGRCLIYVPALQILYSSMDSKVGHFRRYTKAGLKDLLQGAGFSVQWAGYADSLGFFATLAFKMLGNADGAINPGGLVLYDRLIFPLSRALDAIAHPFFGKNVAAVAVKR; encoded by the coding sequence ATGCCCTCGAATTGGACCTACTCCGGCGTCGATAATCTCGAGGTGATGAAAAACGCCCGGCGTTATAACGCGTATCTGGTGGCCTTGGTCAATCGCTTCGCCCCCCGGCAAGGGACGCTTTTGGACTTCGGCGCCGGGGCCGGAACGTTCGCCCGCGCCCTCGGCGCGGCGTCGCGCACGGTGGCGTGCGTCGAGCCCGATCCGGCGCTGCGCGAAAGGCTCGTCGGGGACGGTCACGCCGCCTTCGCCGATATCGCCGACATTGCCGACGGGCGCTATGATTTCGTGTATTCCCTCAACGTCCTCGAACACATCGAAGACGACGGCGCGGCGGTGCGCGAGCTGCTGCGGGTGCTGAAACCCGGTGGGCGCTGCCTGATCTATGTGCCCGCGCTGCAAATCCTATATTCGTCGATGGACAGCAAGGTCGGCCATTTCCGCCGCTACACCAAGGCGGGCCTGAAAGACCTTTTGCAGGGCGCCGGATTTTCCGTGCAGTGGGCGGGGTATGCCGACAGCCTCGGCTTTTTCGCCACCCTCGCCTTTAAAATGTTGGGCAATGCCGACGGGGCGATCAATCCCGGGGGGCTGGTGCTCTATGACCGGCTGATTTTCCCTCTAAGCCGGGCGCTCGACGCGATCGCTCATCCTTTTTTCGGCAAGAACGTCGCCGCCGTGGCGGTCAAGCGCTGA
- a CDS encoding GtrA family protein — protein MSSSLVMYIVVGGVGFVIDGGIMSALHGFWSWSPMAARAVSFPAAVSATWMLNRHWTFGRGGVIAPRRRYGPYVAVQVIGALINLGVFALAVRLSEPLAAYPIMALAVAAVPALGFTYGASRFFVFRQPVS, from the coding sequence ATGTCCTCTTCCTTGGTGATGTACATTGTCGTCGGCGGCGTCGGTTTCGTGATCGACGGCGGCATCATGTCGGCGCTGCATGGGTTTTGGTCGTGGTCCCCGATGGCGGCGCGCGCGGTCAGTTTCCCGGCGGCGGTCAGCGCGACCTGGATGTTGAACCGCCATTGGACTTTTGGGCGCGGTGGCGTTATCGCGCCGCGCCGGCGCTATGGGCCTTATGTCGCGGTTCAGGTGATCGGCGCGCTGATCAACCTGGGTGTGTTCGCCCTCGCCGTGCGCTTGAGCGAACCGTTGGCGGCCTATCCCATCATGGCCTTGGCGGTGGCTGCGGTTCCGGCGTTGGGGTTTACCTATGGCGCGTCCCGTTTTTTCGTTTTTCGCCAACCCGTTTCCTAG
- a CDS encoding glycosyltransferase, producing the protein MENKKIAVVLPCFNEAAVIANVVCDFKTVLPGATVYVIDNNSTDETADVARRAGAIVLHEALKGKGNAVRRAFCEIEADVYIMADGDGTYDHTRAAQLVRTMFDNHLDMVVATRHTESKDAYRRGHQWGNILFNAVLRFLFGEKFTDIFSGYRVFSRRFVKTFPALSCGFEIETELSVHAIQMGIPCREVPTVYFDRAAGTVSKLKTYRDGWRILLTMVKLMKHVRPMAMFAAIGGVLAGLSLLIGAPVIVYFLQTHTVPRIPSTVAAASLMILSAISFVTGIILDSITYASTVNKRLMYLSHRSPYELKQEAPVKGDGA; encoded by the coding sequence TTGGAAAACAAGAAAATCGCGGTCGTTCTGCCGTGTTTTAACGAGGCCGCCGTGATCGCGAACGTGGTGTGCGATTTCAAGACAGTGCTGCCGGGCGCCACGGTTTATGTCATCGACAACAATTCGACCGACGAGACGGCGGATGTCGCGCGCCGGGCGGGGGCGATCGTGCTGCACGAGGCCTTGAAGGGCAAAGGCAACGCCGTGCGCCGGGCCTTTTGCGAGATCGAGGCCGACGTTTACATCATGGCCGACGGCGACGGCACCTATGACCACACCCGCGCAGCGCAATTGGTGCGGACGATGTTCGATAACCATCTCGACATGGTCGTCGCGACGCGCCATACCGAAAGCAAGGACGCCTACCGGCGTGGCCATCAGTGGGGGAACATCCTATTCAACGCGGTGCTGAGGTTTTTGTTCGGGGAAAAATTCACCGATATTTTCTCCGGCTACCGGGTTTTTTCCCGCCGCTTCGTGAAGACTTTCCCGGCGCTGTCGTGCGGCTTCGAGATCGAAACCGAACTGAGCGTGCACGCCATCCAAATGGGCATTCCGTGCCGGGAAGTGCCGACGGTCTATTTTGATCGGGCGGCGGGCACGGTGAGCAAGTTGAAGACCTATCGCGACGGTTGGCGCATCTTGCTGACGATGGTCAAGTTGATGAAGCACGTCCGCCCGATGGCGATGTTCGCGGCGATCGGCGGCGTTTTGGCCGGGCTGTCCTTGTTGATCGGGGCGCCGGTCATCGTCTATTTTCTGCAAACGCATACCGTCCCGCGCATCCCCAGCACCGTCGCCGCCGCCAGCCTGATGATCTTGAGCGCGATCAGTTTCGTCACCGGGATTATTCTGGACAGCATCACCTATGCCTCGACGGTCAACAAACGTCTGATGTATCTGTCGCATCGTTCGCCCTATGAACTGAAGCAAGAGGCACCCGTCAAGGGAGACGGTGCGTAA